In Montipora capricornis isolate CH-2021 chromosome 4, ASM3666992v2, whole genome shotgun sequence, a single genomic region encodes these proteins:
- the LOC138046849 gene encoding dentin sialophosphoprotein-like codes for MGVTSGEKDGAAVVYVLQDSKSFEMLLSLVLRRTLFLLLAGHSFTQQWNIQENLEGLDFSLKVVGVREKRQAENSYNNKPNGRVKRYVNDFMADRKDTRGNEQSDGKNLPEHDEEESDDNFQTRDISSAGVNHVYDSGGWYGSDLDNEGMDPNESSNGLFNNEEQTGYSVDDKYEPSEPSKSKSVDDDDVTQMHSEKLIPEDNYAGVAMNSNEMSRGLLDKEQSRDSEKDKIKLSERNSVGDNDSKQMYSEKPIPEQDNLNEATNGSETSNSLLDEDEETGDSENDRQEPLKSKSFADNRHAKQVNSKYPIPEQDHLHEAINGSDTSSYLLDDEEEKEESGDSKIDKGDTFESKSAGDNLDAKQVYSQKPISEHDHLKEVVNTNETSSYLLDEEEGSGDSENDKEEPLKSKYEGNNDAEQVHSKKPIPEENHGDNALNSNEMSSSLLDEDEESGDSENGKEEPSKSKPVEDNGAKQVHSGNPIPQQDHIHKKMNGNETSSNLLDKEEGSGDSKNDKEGMFESKFVSDNDAEQVHYKKPIPEENHGDKAMNSTEMSSNLLDEEGGSGDNENDKEKPLKSNSVDDNDAEQVHSKNLISEQDHLVEAIKGNEMSSHLLDEEEEMSRDSEDDKDESLKSKYADDIVAKKVHFENPIPEQDHPNEVVNSNETSSSFLDEEEESRDSENDKQKPLKSKFVADSNAKKVHSKGGETISKQDDLHEDMNGIETSSNLLDEDEGSGESENEKQEPLKSKSVGNNDAIKVQSKKPMNNNETSNSLFDDGEQRSGDIEDDGHKPSETKSVGEKDRKQVHSKKTVSKDNHSRLSLLASKKEENKQHQTGNAWGGDKIQDAKESDDRREKEGESRDSWMERYPYDEEDEDEYDEPVKRQNLDWGSHQFTDSSLTCCPSEMICSDKPPCVSDTGGFMGFQGYTNFPGYPSYDSPVIPSFQSPPVIATPLQYVVNAPLANNMAPVKPQSKEEKASTRRVFSNEMTAATQPRTQGIVSDPVTEPLKYNATEQSSAGYDESEENSYNNPSQNDNVQGIFTARNVSTSFTPNFFGKVNGSLKNQTGAGEKLSNKSVQKEDLNGVFSEEDNLSPTTTLSSKKPYSPIESHNGYVTNGTGTEENFYNNSASNEGVFSGRGELSSSSTPSMHQAYSQKESNDKYKPNSQKNETEIDEKFYNHSSLNESLSGLFSGKADSSSSITQSDSPKESKERYAINSRQSEEGNGKTVNNNQSANNEGAKVDFRFKNIPSVKNQFIGQANKTAYETDSVKEVNAADSQQTGNHTFEGHDYKDEIEKEADEHHEKQADEKVEKPERLQMGDNNDHSVVNEQSDGTDNLENRQHSKEMLLKQNITDLNPAYHSFAVSPTVNPGMCPPCRKYFQWQPVHA; via the exons ATGGGTGTCACTTCAGGAGAGAAGGATGGTGCTGCGGTTGTGTATGTTTTACAAGATTCAAAAAG CTTTGAGATGCTTCTTTCGCTGGTGCTAAGACGTACACTGTTTCTTCTTCTGGCGGGACATTCTTTTACCCAACAATGGAATATACAGGAAAATTTAGAAGGATTGGACTTCTCATTAAAGGTAGTAGGAGTTCGAGAGAAACGGCAAGCCGAGAATTCATATAATAACAAACCTAATGGACGCGTGAAACGCTACGTAAATGACTTCATGGCAGATAGAAAGGACACCAGAGGTAATGAACAAAGTGACGGAAAAAATCTCCCGGAGCACGATGAAGAAGAATCCGATGACAATTTTCAGACACGTGATATTTCCAGTGCAGGGGTCAATCACGTGTACGACTCTGGTGGATGGTATGGCAGTGATTTGGACAACGAAGGAATGGACCCAAATGAATCGTCAAATGGTTTGTTCAACAACGAAGAACAGACCGGATATAGTGTGGATGACAAATATGAACCCTCTGAACCCTCCAAATCAAAATCTGTGGATGATGACGATGTGACCCAAATGCATTCTGAAAAATTGATCCCTGAAGACAATTACGCTGGCGTGGCCATGAACAGCAATGAAATGTCAAGGGGTTTGTTGGACAAGGAGCAAAGCAGAGATAGTGAAAAGGACAAAATAAAGCTATCTGAACGAAACTCTGTGGGTGATAACGATTCAAAACAAATGTACTCCGAAAAGCCAATCCCTGAACAAGATAACCTTAACGAGGCCACGAACGGCAGCGAAACATCAAACAGTTTGTTGGATGAAGACGAAGAGACTGGAGATAGTGAAAATGACAGACAGGAGCCACTCAAATCAAAATCGTTTGCCGATAATCGGCATGCAAAACAAGTGAACTCAAAATATCCGATCCCTGAACAAGATCACCTTCACGAGGCCATAAACGGTAGTGATACGTCAAGTTATTTGttagatgatgaagaagaaaaagaagagagtGGAGATAGTAAGATCGACAAAGGAGACACGTTTGAATCAAAATCTGCGGGTGATAACCTTGACGCCAAGCAAGTCTATTCCCAGAAACCAATCTCTGAACATGATCACCTAAAAGAGGTCGTAAACACtaacgaaacgtcaagttattTGTTAGATGAAGAGGAAGGGAGTGGAGATAGTGAGAATGACAAAGAGGAGCCACTCAAATCAAAATATGAGGGTAATAATGATGCAGAACAAGTGCACTCTAAGAAACCAATTCCTGAAGAGAATCACGGTGATAATGCCTTGAACAGCAATGAAATGTCAAGTAGTTTGTTAGATGAAGACGAAGAGAGTGGAGATAGTGAGAATGGCAAAGAGGAGCCATCCAAATCAAAACCTGTGGAAGATAACGGTGCCAAACAAGTACACTCCGGGAACCCAATCCCTCAACAGGATCACATTCACAAGAAAATGAATGGCAACGAAACATCAAGTAATTTGTTAGATAAAGAAGAAGGGAGTGGAGATAGTAAGAACGACAAAGAGGGGATGTTCGAATCAAAATTTGTGAGTGACAATGATGCAGAACAAGTGCACTACAAAAAACCAATCCCTGAAGAAAACCATGGTGACAAGGCAATGAACAGCACTGAAATGTCAAGTAATTTGTTAGATGAAGAGGGAGGGAGTGGAGATAATGAGAATGACAAAGAGAAACCACTCAAATCAAATTCCGTAGATGATAACGATGCCGAACAAGTACACTCCAAAAACTTAATCTCTGAACAGGATCACCTTGTCGAGGCCATCAAAGGTAATGAAATGTCAAGTCATTTGttagatgaagaagaagaaatgagTAGAGATAGTGAAGACGACAAAGACGAGTCTCTCAAATCAAAATATGCCGATGATATCGTTGCCAAAAAAGTACACTTCGAAAACCCAATCCCAGAACAGGATCACCCTAACGAGGTCGTGAACAGTAATGAAACCTCAAGCAGTTTTTTGGATGAAGAGGAAGAGAGTAGAGATAGTGAGAACGACAAACAGAAACCTCTCAAGTCAAAATTTGTCGCTGATAGCAATGCTAAAAAAGTACATTCCAAAGGGGGTGAGACAATCTCTAAACAAGATGACCTTCACGAGGACATGAACGGTATTGAAACGTCAAGTAATTTGTTAGATGAAGACGAAGGGAGTGGAGAGAGTGAGAATGAAAAACAGGAGCCACTCAAATCAAAATCTGTGGGTAATAACGATGCGATAAAAGTGCAATCTAAAAAACCAATGAACAACAATGAAACGTCAAATAGTTTGTTTGATGATGGAGAACAACGGAGTGGAGATATCGAAGATGACGGACATAAGCCATCtgaaacaaaatctgtaggtgagAAAGATAGGAAACAAGTCCACTCCAAAAAAACTGTCTCTAAAGACAATCACAGTCGTTTGAGTTTATTGGCGAgcaaaaaggaagaaaacaaacagcatcAAACAGGGAATGCGTGGGGAGGTGACAAGATTCAGGACGCCAAAGAAAGTGACGACCGAAGAGAGAAGGAAGGGGAAAGTAGGGATTCGTGGATGGAACGTTACCCATATGACGAGGAAGACGAAGACGAATACGATGAGCCTGtcaaaagacaaaatttgg ATTGGGGCTCACATCAGTTCACAGATTCCAGTTTGACATGCTGTCCCTCAGAAATGATCTGCTCAG ATAAACCTCCTTGTGTATCTGACACAGGCGGATTCATGGGGTTTCAGGGTTACACAAATTTTCCTGGATATCCCAGTTACGATTCTCCTGTCATACCTAGTTTCCAGTCACCACCAGTCATCGCAACACCACTGCAGTACGTTGTAAATGCACCGCTCGCAAACAACATGGCACCAGTAAAACCACAATCGAAAGAGGAGAAAGCTTCCACGAGGAGGGTTTTCTCTAACGAAATGACCGCAGCTACACAGCCCCGAACACAAGGAATTGTTTCAGACCCGGTGACGGAACCACTGAAGTACAACGCAACAGAACAAAGTTCTGCAGGTTACGACGAAAGTGAAGAAAATTCTTACAACAACCCTTCTCAAAATGATAATGTGCAGGGTATCTTCACAGCACGTAATGTGTCTACTTCATTTACCCCTaatttttttggcaaagtaAATGGTTCATTAAAGAACCAGACAGGGGCTGGAGAAAAACTTTCCAATAAATCTGTCCAGAAGGAAGATTTAAATGGAGTGTTTTCCGAAGAAGATAATTTAAGCCCAACTACCACTCTTTCTTCCAAGAAACCATATTCTCCGATAGAAAGCCACAACGGTTATGTAACAAACGGGACAGGAACTGAAGAAAATTTTTACAACAACTCTGCCTCTAATGAAGGTGTGTTTTCAGGAAGAGGTGAATTAAGTTCATCATCGACTCCTTCAATGCATCAAGCTTATTCCCAGAAAGAAAGTAACGACAAATACAAACCAAACTCACAAAAAAACGAAACGGAAATTGATGAAAAGTTTTACAACCATTCGTCGTTAAATGAAAGTTTAAGTGGTTTGTTTTCAGGAAAAGCGGATTCAAGTTCATCTATAACTCAATCTGATTCTCCAAAAGAGAGCAAAGAACGATACGCGATAAACTCGCGACAGAGTGAAGAGGGAAACGGAAAAACAGTTAACAACAATCAGTCTGCTAACAATGAAGGTGCAAAGGTTGATTTTCGATTTAAAAATATCCCAAGTGTCAAAAATCAGTTCATTGGACAGGCAAACAAGACCGCGTATGAAACTGATTCTGTAAAAGAAGTAAATGCTGCTGACTCACAACAGACTGGGAATCATACCTTTGAAGGACATGATTACAAAGATGAAATTGAGAAAGAAGCTGATGAACACCATGAAAAACAGGCTGACGAGAAGGTAGAAAAGCCGGAGAGACTACAAATGGGCGATAACAACGATCACAGTGTAGTCAACGAGCAAAGTGATGGCACCGATAATTTAGAAAATAGACAACATTCCAAAGAGATGCTTTTAAAGCAAAATATTACAGACCTCAACCCTGCCTATCATTCATTTGCCGTATCACCTACAGTTAACCCAGGAATGTGTCCCCCGTGCCGTAAGTATTTTCAATGGCAACCAGTTCATGCGTGA